A DNA window from Hydra vulgaris chromosome 13, alternate assembly HydraT2T_AEP contains the following coding sequences:
- the LOC136090059 gene encoding uncharacterized protein LOC136090059 has product MPDGDLSNEQNKIVNCLNKHFQDVFTIEEKGDLPPFYLELNNVIKFKDIEDDDISFELVLSKLKSLKDNKSPEADKLCSIVVKNCATPFTLPLTLIFRESLKTKSIIRERIEKHLDENNLLTIQQHGFVEGKSCTTNLLETLDFISSCNSDGIPVDVVMLDFAKAFDSVPHKRLFAKLNAYVINGIVLKWMEAFLNNRRQRIVLGEVVSEWVEIFSGVLQGSVIGTLNVISDECTSRLQRYLNTSFKWTEDWLLKFNVDKCVVMHYGVNNKKNPLYIIGIQLPESNSVKDLSVIFSKNLKWKDQVISVTNNAKRMLGQIKKSFERLDCHLLKSLYVTFIRPFLEFSVPNGQECGKCNSAKRIRLEVATTEQDLGIVLSSDLKFHDQVTKVSLKANRMLGTLKKTFLSRNLTIWSKLYKVYVRPHLEYVVSIWSPYLKNDINILEKIHKRASKIPHNLHNLNYSIR; this is encoded by the exons ATGCCTGATGGCGATTTATcaaatgaacaaaataaaattgttaactgCCTAAATAAGCATTTTCAGGATGTCTTTACTATTGAAGAAAAAGGAGATCTTCCACCTTTTTATCTCgaattaaataatgtaattaaatttaaggaTATTGAAGATGATGATATTAGCTTTGAGTTAGTTTTATCTAAACTTAAATCACTAAAAGACAATAAATCACCTGAAGCTGATAAACTTTGTTCAATAGTCGTCAAGAATTGTGCTACACCGTTTACTTTACCACTGACTCTTATATTTAGAGAATCACTTAAAACCA AATCTATTATAAGAGAAAGAATTGAAAAACATCTCGACGAAAACAATTTACTAACAATCCAACAGCATGGTTTTGTAGAAGGAAAGTCTTGTACCACAAATTTGTTAGAGACTCTTGACTTTATTTCTTCGTGCAACAGTGATGGTATACCTGTTGATGTAGTAATGCTAGACTTTGCTAAAGCTTTCGATAGCGTTCCTCACAAGAgactctttgctaaattaaatgcATATGTTATTAATGGCATAGTTCTAAAATGGATGGAAGCTTTTCTAAATAATAGAAGACAAAGAATAGTTCTAGGTGAAGTTGTTTCTGAGTGGGTTGAAATTTTTAGTGGCGTGCTACAAGGCTCCGTTATTGGAACCcttaat GTAATTTCTGATGAGTGTACCTCAAGACTACAGAGATATTTAAATACATCATTTAAATGGACAGAAGACTggcttttaaagtttaatgttgATAAATGTGTAGTAATGCACTATGgagtaaacaacaaaaagaatCCTCTATATATTATTGGCATACAACTACCAGAATCAAACAGCGTAAAAGATCTAAGtgtaatattttctaaaaatctcaAGTGGAAAGATCAAGTTATTTCTGTAACAAATAATGCAAAAAGAATGTTAGGACAAATCAAAAAATCGTTTGAAAGATTGGACTGTCATTTACTTAAATCACTATACGTAACCTTTATTCGTCCATTTCTAGAATTCTCAGTACCA AATGGACAAGAATGCGGCAAATGCAACTCAGCGAAA AGAATTAGGCTTGAAGTAGCAACAACTGAACAAGATTTAGGTATAGTTTTGTCATCTGATCTTAAATTTCATGATCAAGTCACAAAAGTATCATTGAAAGCTAATCGAATGCTTGGaactctaaaaaaaacatttttatctagAAATCTAACTATATGgagtaaactttataaagtttatgtgCGACCGCATTTAGAGTATGTAGTGTCAATATGGTcgccttatttaaaaaatgatattaatattttagagaaaattCATAAGCGTGCTTCAAAGATACCACACAACCTTCATAACCTTAATTACTCTATTCGCTGA